CCTCGTAGTCGTGAAAGCCCACGCATTCGGTACAGAGCTTCGGATCGATCACGTAGATCGTCTCGCCTTGCGAAATCGCGTTGTTCGGACATTCGGGCTCGCAAGCGCCGCAGCTGATGCATTCGTTCGTGATCATCGTCGCCATGAACGGGATCTCCTCCTCAAGGCCGGTGGATTCAGCGTAGATGAAATGCGCGGGGCTTGCAACGGACCCGCGGCTCAGGGTCGGGCAGCCCGACGGCCGAGATCGATGAGCTCGATGCGGTATCCGTTGGGATCTTCGATGAACGCGATTTCCGTTCCGCCGTGCTTCATCGGGCCGGGTTCGCGCACGATTTTCGCTCCCTTCGCGCGCAGCTCGTCGCACGTGCGGTAGATGTCCTCGACGCCGATGGCGACGTGGCCGAAACCGTTGCCGAGATCGTACCTGTGGGTGTCCCAGTTGTAGGTCAACTCGAGCACCGCGTTCTCGGATTCCTCGCCGT
The sequence above is a segment of the Candidatus Zixiibacteriota bacterium genome. Coding sequences within it:
- the gloA gene encoding lactoylglutathione lyase — translated: MRLLHTMIRVNDLEESLKFYCDVLGMRLLRKKDYPSGRFTLAFVGYGEESENAVLELTYNWDTHRYDLGNGFGHVAIGVEDIYRTCDELRAKGAKIVREPGPMKHGGTEIAFIEDPNGYRIELIDLGRRAARP